From the Cryptomeria japonica chromosome 2, Sugi_1.0, whole genome shotgun sequence genome, one window contains:
- the LOC131053439 gene encoding shikimate O-hydroxycinnamoyltransferase-like, whose protein sequence is MVNELLLMQIRFAKYLKRFVPLEKSLIVKAQDKTFRVEKRERERRMKVLRGEGVLIKPCAGKDHRELVELNNLDLVAYPMYNKVLHVFEAPIPSSEVLKETLGKVLAEFRERAGRYTKDTPSGCLGINLNDDGVLVIEAQADGTIADAMPFHPSTFLLKLVPLTSTVVNELLLMQFTRFTCGGMAIGIASHHHVADGQAATFFLNSWGKIIRGESIIPPLKSKVNGSDKSRKPYTTFEILVAYMWKSITKARGLDGDVQTKACISVDGRKRLNPPLPKEFFGNAVYDSSAQTSASEIINSSLEFTADLIHNSITKVGDSFIRSAIDYFELRKQSLGPARDNDGIDVMPVSWMNFPMQNFHFGTCEPVYVGPKAL, encoded by the exons aTTCGGTTTGCCAAGTATTTAAAGAGGTTTGTGCCCCTTGAGAAATCGCTCATTGTGAAAGCACAAGACAAGACATTTCGTGTtgagaaaagggagagagagaggagaatgaAAGTGTTGAGAGGCGAAGGTGTGTTGATCAAACCCTGTGCGGGTAAAGATCATCGTGAGCTTGTTGAACTGAACAATCTGGATCTAGTTGCATATCCAATGTACAACAAGGTGCTGCATGTTTTTGAAGCTCCGATCCCGAGCTCAGAGGTGTTGAAGGAAACACTGGGCAAAGTTCTGGCGGAGTTCAGAGAAAGGGCAGGGAGGTACACGAAAGACACACCTAGTGGGTGCCTTGGAATCAATCTGAATGACGACGGTGTGCTTGTCATAGAAGCCCAAGCAGATGGGACAATAGCAGATGCAATGCCCTTCCACCCATCTACATTCCTCCTCAAGTTGGTGCCACTCACATCCACCGTGGTCAATGAGCTCTTACTCATGCAG TTTACTCGATTTACTTGTGGAGGGATGGCGATAGGCATAGCTAGTCATCATCATGTTGCAGACGGACAAGCAGCTACTTTTTTCTTGAATTCGTGGGGGAAAATTATTAGAGGAGAGAGTATTATACCTCCA CTCAAGTCAAAGGTAAATGGATCTGATAAATCAAGAAAACCCTATACTACTTTtgaaatccttgttgcctatatgtGGAAAAGCATTACCAAAGCTCGAGGGCTTGATGGAGATGTGCAAACAAAAGCTTGCATTTCAGTGGATGGAAGAAAAAGGTTGAATCCTCCCTTGCCTAAAGAATTCTTTGGTAATGCTGTCTATGATTCAAGTGCTCAAACCAGTGCATCTGAGATAATAAATAGCTCCTTAGAATTTACTGCAGATTTGATCCACAATTCAATTACCAAAGTTGGTGATAGTTTTATACGTTCAGCAATTGACTATTTCGAGCTAAGAAAGCAAAGTTTAGGACCGGCCAGGGATAATGATGGAATTGATGTGATGCCAGTAAGTTGGATGAATTTTCCTATGCAGAATTTCCATTTTGGAACGTGTGAGCCAGTGTATGTAGGCCCTAAGGCCTTATAA